From Opitutaceae bacterium, the proteins below share one genomic window:
- a CDS encoding CehA/McbA family metallohydrolase: MLPFSQPGTFWKGNLHGHSNRSDGGLPPEEVARRYREAGYDFMALTDHFLAAYEYPITDTRAFRTDGFTTIIGAELHSDQTEFGDMWHLLAVGLPDDFAPPGNDESAAAMAARAREAGAYVAAAHPAWYGLTERDLEALGPVDAIEVFNGVAVDHNGHSDSWELTDIVLGRGHRYLVCATDDFHGTAGRNDFQRGWVQVKCDALDPEQLLAALKLGHYYSSTGPEIHHIERTPENRLRLSCSPADRVFVTGKGPRAIALAGENRTEFEFDLSQFRSPYMRLTVRGPDGTCAWTNPF, from the coding sequence ATGCTTCCCTTCTCCCAACCCGGCACTTTCTGGAAAGGCAATCTACACGGTCACAGCAACCGCTCCGATGGCGGGTTGCCACCGGAGGAGGTGGCCCGGCGCTACCGAGAGGCGGGCTACGACTTCATGGCACTGACCGACCATTTCCTTGCTGCCTACGAGTATCCGATCACCGATACCCGCGCCTTTCGGACTGACGGTTTCACCACGATCATCGGGGCCGAACTCCATTCCGACCAGACGGAATTCGGCGACATGTGGCACCTGCTGGCGGTCGGCCTTCCCGACGATTTCGCTCCTCCCGGCAATGATGAGTCGGCGGCGGCGATGGCCGCTCGCGCCCGTGAAGCCGGAGCCTATGTGGCTGCAGCCCACCCCGCCTGGTACGGACTGACGGAACGCGACCTTGAGGCGCTTGGGCCGGTCGATGCGATCGAAGTCTTCAACGGCGTGGCCGTCGACCACAACGGTCATTCCGACAGTTGGGAACTGACCGATATCGTTCTCGGCCGCGGTCATCGTTATCTGGTCTGTGCCACCGACGACTTCCATGGGACCGCGGGCCGGAACGATTTCCAAAGGGGCTGGGTTCAGGTGAAATGTGATGCCCTCGATCCGGAGCAGCTCCTCGCAGCGCTGAAACTCGGGCATTACTATTCGAGCACCGGGCCTGAGATTCACCATATCGAGCGAACCCCGGAAAACCGACTGAGACTCTCCTGTTCGCCAGCCGACCGGGTTTTCGTGACAGGGAAAGGACCCCGCGCGATCGCCCTGGCCGGCGAAAACCGGACGGAGTTCGAATTCGATCTCAGCCAATTCCGGAGTCCCTATATGCGCCTCACCGTCCGCGGCCCTGATGGCACCTGCGCCTGGACAAATCCGTTCTGA